From one Anaerolineae bacterium genomic stretch:
- a CDS encoding glutamate synthase, with the protein DVYGSPGDYLGSGMDGMAIYVHNNGQDQLAQITKRGKLVVYGDVGQTFGYAAKGGEMYILGNAAGRPLINAVGRPRVVINGTVLDYLAESFMAGDPLDGGGFAILNGMTVDADGQWVPLETPYPGGNLFSLASGGAIYLRDPYRRVQEGQLNGGEFVELSEADWQTIRPYLEENARLFGLSVERLLTVDGERRAPHEVYRKVQPARVRELQAEEAWVRGEHH; encoded by the coding sequence GATGTCTACGGCTCCCCCGGCGACTATCTGGGCTCGGGCATGGACGGGATGGCTATCTATGTCCACAACAACGGCCAGGATCAGTTGGCCCAGATCACCAAGCGGGGCAAGTTGGTGGTGTATGGCGATGTGGGGCAGACCTTCGGCTACGCGGCCAAGGGCGGCGAGATGTACATCCTGGGCAACGCGGCCGGTCGCCCGCTCATCAACGCGGTAGGGCGGCCGCGAGTGGTCATCAACGGCACGGTGTTGGACTACTTGGCCGAGTCCTTCATGGCCGGCGATCCGTTGGACGGCGGTGGGTTCGCCATCCTTAACGGAATGACCGTGGACGCCGACGGCCAATGGGTGCCTCTGGAGACGCCTTATCCCGGCGGCAACCTGTTCTCCCTGGCCTCGGGTGGGGCCATCTACCTGCGCGACCCGTACCGGCGGGTGCAGGAAGGGCAACTCAACGGCGGCGAGTTCGTCGAACTCAGCGAGGCCGACTGGCAGACCATCCGACCCTACCTGGAGGAAAACGCCCGCCTGTTCGGCCTGAGCGTGGAGCGCTTGCTCACCGTGGACGGCGAGCGCCGGGCCCCGCACGAGGTGTACCGCAAGGTGCAGCCGGCCCGCGTG